One stretch of Chryseobacterium fluminis DNA includes these proteins:
- a CDS encoding ATP-binding cassette domain-containing protein, with amino-acid sequence MFEIQNLSLRFKSKTILDDLNLHIGKGKVFGVLGRNGAGKTTFFETIYQNTKYTGQLILNNQKLRKNDVSYLESENYFYPYLSVKDILDLFINKKNEEYIKKLITFFNIPADAVVEKLSLGTKKKLAILCNISIDRPVYLFDEPFNGLDFESVEKLYFILEELKAKGKIIFISSHVLETLTHCCDSIGHLQNGKFNTIYAPDDFRLIRSHLTEEIKRDWEIYNNF; translated from the coding sequence ATGTTTGAAATACAAAATCTGTCTCTTCGTTTTAAGTCAAAAACCATACTCGATGATCTCAATCTGCACATCGGTAAAGGAAAGGTCTTTGGTGTTTTAGGAAGAAACGGAGCCGGAAAAACAACTTTTTTTGAAACGATTTATCAGAATACAAAATATACAGGGCAGCTGATATTAAATAACCAGAAGCTCAGAAAGAATGATGTTTCCTATCTGGAATCTGAAAATTATTTTTATCCGTACTTATCTGTAAAAGATATTCTGGATCTCTTTATTAATAAAAAAAATGAAGAATATATAAAGAAACTGATCACCTTTTTTAATATCCCGGCTGACGCCGTGGTAGAAAAATTATCCCTGGGAACCAAAAAGAAACTGGCTATTCTCTGCAACATCTCCATAGACAGACCCGTTTATCTTTTCGATGAACCTTTTAACGGGCTGGACTTTGAAAGCGTGGAAAAACTATATTTTATACTGGAAGAACTGAAAGCTAAAGGTAAAATTATTTTTATCAGTTCCCATGTTCTGGAAACTTTAACCCACTGCTGCGATTCTATCGGCCATCTTCAGAACGGAAAATTCAATACCATATATGCTCCTGACGATTTCAGGCTCATCCGATCACATCTTACAGAAGAAATCAAGCGGGATTGGGAGATTTATAACAATTTTTAA
- a CDS encoding CocE/NonD family hydrolase, whose translation MRIKFKKNIIKVLLLILLLFSLKYYTQSLPFKTTGNIDDISFDSEIKKLNKEILKIYSNNDKITYDDNIFRLYILNEDYNNALYYLNELKGLSVYKDLDYREIIGLSFELYSLSKLDNGHKTYKEKYQSIFNQKINCISEKSNTYLDQFFISDESKLKEDILRFIKTNIVDDHISLSNAIKLCRYYTSYIIAKKTNHIVFPLLKEVEQSLYDIKDSMIIKTKTGNEISLFYVLNKKAKQPLPTILNFTIYNRNNNSMAIAKEHADKGYHIVQAYSRGVYLSEDELLPFEFEKDDVNKIIDWIVEQPWSNGKVGMIGGSYNGFSQWAATKNLNPALKTIIPSASVGFGIDFPMENNVFNTYMIRWAENVTKGRYKKHDDSDPDKWKNLVNNYYTKGIQFNKLDSLNGNTNSIFQKWLMHPSFDTFWQSKIPYNRDFRKINIPILTFTGYFDDDQRGAMYYYHNHHKFNKKADHYLVIGPYDHAGAIGNIKDELRGYKIDSVADIDMDKLSFEWFDYILKGKKKPVFLKNKVNYQVMGTNEWKNASDIAHISNKKLKLFLDGKKLQKSIPDINYISQKIDFSDRSDTLKSFDRYKIIDSIIDNRVLKDKLLFTSETFNNAFEMNGSFTGNVKLSINKKDLDINIKLYELTADGKYFLLSSYLGRASYAKKNSKRQLLIPDKIETIPVSDTYFVSKKIEKGSKLMVILGVNKSPIEQINYGTGKDVSLETIADAKEPLEIKWYNDSYIEIPVKE comes from the coding sequence ATGAGAATAAAATTCAAAAAAAATATAATAAAAGTACTACTGTTAATACTACTCTTATTTTCATTGAAGTATTATACACAATCTTTACCTTTTAAAACTACCGGGAATATTGATGATATTTCATTTGACAGCGAGATTAAAAAGCTCAATAAGGAAATTTTAAAAATTTATAGTAACAACGATAAAATTACATATGATGACAATATATTCCGATTATATATTTTAAATGAAGATTATAATAACGCATTATATTATTTAAATGAATTAAAGGGACTTTCCGTATATAAAGATTTGGATTACAGAGAAATTATAGGGCTGAGTTTTGAGCTTTATTCTTTGTCAAAATTAGATAATGGGCATAAAACTTATAAAGAAAAATATCAATCTATTTTTAATCAGAAGATTAACTGCATATCAGAAAAATCAAACACCTATTTAGATCAGTTTTTCATATCCGACGAAAGTAAACTAAAAGAAGATATACTTAGATTTATAAAAACGAATATAGTCGATGATCATATCTCTTTATCTAATGCCATTAAGCTATGCCGGTATTATACTTCTTATATCATCGCAAAAAAGACAAATCATATCGTATTTCCATTATTAAAGGAAGTAGAGCAAAGCCTGTATGATATAAAGGACAGTATGATCATAAAGACAAAAACAGGAAATGAAATTTCTCTTTTTTATGTGCTTAATAAAAAAGCAAAACAACCACTCCCTACCATCTTAAATTTTACAATTTATAATAGGAATAATAATAGTATGGCGATTGCTAAGGAACATGCAGACAAGGGATATCATATAGTTCAGGCCTATAGCAGAGGTGTTTATTTAAGTGAGGATGAACTTCTGCCGTTTGAATTTGAAAAAGATGATGTGAATAAAATTATAGACTGGATTGTAGAACAGCCTTGGAGTAATGGAAAGGTAGGAATGATTGGAGGAAGTTATAATGGCTTTAGTCAATGGGCGGCAACGAAAAATTTAAACCCAGCTTTGAAGACCATAATTCCTTCTGCATCTGTAGGATTTGGGATTGATTTTCCGATGGAAAACAACGTATTTAATACCTATATGATTAGATGGGCAGAAAATGTTACAAAAGGCAGATATAAAAAACATGATGACTCTGATCCTGATAAATGGAAAAACCTTGTTAATAACTATTACACCAAAGGAATACAATTTAATAAACTAGACAGTCTCAATGGAAATACAAATAGTATTTTTCAAAAGTGGTTAATGCATCCGTCTTTTGATACATTCTGGCAGTCAAAAATTCCATATAATAGAGATTTCAGGAAAATAAACATTCCGATTTTGACATTTACAGGATACTTTGATGATGATCAGCGTGGCGCAATGTACTATTATCATAATCATCATAAGTTTAATAAGAAAGCCGATCATTATCTCGTTATTGGTCCGTATGACCATGCTGGTGCTATAGGAAATATAAAGGATGAGCTAAGAGGTTATAAAATAGATTCAGTAGCTGACATAGATATGGATAAATTATCTTTCGAATGGTTTGACTATATTTTAAAAGGAAAGAAGAAACCTGTTTTCCTGAAAAATAAAGTTAATTATCAGGTAATGGGAACCAATGAATGGAAAAATGCTTCCGACATTGCTCACATCAGTAATAAAAAATTAAAATTATTTTTAGACGGAAAAAAATTGCAGAAATCAATACCAGATATTAATTATATTTCTCAAAAAATAGATTTTTCAGACAGAAGTGACACGTTGAAGAGCTTTGATAGATATAAAATTATAGACAGCATCATTGATAATAGAGTTTTAAAAGATAAACTGCTTTTTACGAGTGAAACATTTAATAATGCTTTTGAGATGAATGGAAGTTTTACAGGAAATGTAAAATTAAGTATCAATAAAAAGGATTTAGATATTAATATTAAGCTGTATGAATTAACAGCAGATGGAAAATATTTTTTATTATCAAGTTATTTAGGGCGGGCAAGTTATGCAAAAAAGAATAGTAAAAGACAGCTTCTCATTCCTGATAAAATAGAAACAATTCCTGTTTCTGATACTTATTTTGTAAGTAAAAAAATAGAAAAGGGAAGTAAATTAATGGTAATTTTAGGCGTGAATAAAAGTCCTATTGAACAAATAAACTACGGCACAGGAAAAGACGTCAGTCTTGAAACCATTGCAGACGCCAAAGAACCGTTAGAAATAAAATGGTATAATGATAGCTATATAGAAATTCCTGTAAAAGAATAA
- a CDS encoding helix-turn-helix domain-containing protein, with translation MYKISLFIFFLLFQSMCFCQSIKNFHIPDSLRTKTAEQLEKEYSKVFRIDNDKAEFYANTILKKGKQEKNNKLIYDGYYKIAHVKGLEGQKAHPYADSLLAITKDLSNDKDYPAKAYIIKGILYNYEFKYKNALDHYIIAQNLSRNRNTDQFYYIKKLVGILKTATEENEEALPLFLEYYKYQKQKVETKDKDVKSYIGSIFSVANAYSKNKQYQESKRYNKIGMEECKKYNDYTHYIYFVMSEGIADYYLKNYTAAATHLLKIEKELIKNKDFSNLSVAYYFLGKINKDSKKEKQAIEYFIKSDSLSFASNDFIPITRDRYEVLIDYYKKNGDKENQLKYIDKLFYADSIVNNSKQYLSKEIYRKYDTPILMEEKEQLIKDLDNRNYLLYCFLGIGAIIIFLLGYIYRKNKIRIKEYQRQADLLLEKSKEQKETVPVSENKRAEEHVVKEEKSKKLLSDHQLQDIKLKLEAFENNKDFLRKNITVDSLAKDLETNRDHLSKSVNELKGKNFSQYLNEIRIQYIIQELNTNERLRKHTIASIADDIGYNNSESFSNAFRKITGTLPSYYIKLLQEQS, from the coding sequence ATGTATAAAATATCCCTCTTTATTTTCTTTTTACTTTTTCAGAGCATGTGTTTCTGTCAGAGTATAAAGAATTTCCATATTCCTGATTCGTTACGGACAAAAACCGCTGAACAATTAGAGAAAGAATACAGTAAGGTATTCAGAATTGATAACGATAAAGCGGAATTTTACGCCAATACCATTCTTAAAAAAGGAAAACAGGAGAAAAATAATAAACTGATATACGATGGTTATTATAAAATAGCTCATGTAAAGGGACTTGAGGGACAGAAAGCCCATCCTTATGCAGATTCGCTGCTTGCCATAACAAAAGATCTTTCGAATGACAAAGATTATCCTGCGAAAGCCTACATTATAAAAGGCATTTTATATAATTATGAATTTAAATATAAGAATGCACTGGATCATTATATTATAGCTCAGAATTTATCGAGAAACAGGAATACCGATCAGTTTTATTACATTAAAAAGCTGGTGGGTATTTTAAAAACGGCGACAGAGGAGAACGAGGAGGCCCTGCCGCTTTTTCTGGAATATTATAAATATCAGAAGCAGAAGGTCGAAACAAAAGATAAAGATGTAAAAAGCTATATCGGATCTATATTTTCGGTAGCGAATGCCTACAGTAAGAATAAGCAGTACCAGGAAAGCAAACGGTATAATAAGATAGGAATGGAAGAATGTAAGAAGTATAACGACTACACCCATTATATCTATTTCGTCATGTCTGAAGGAATAGCTGATTATTATCTTAAAAATTATACCGCTGCAGCCACTCATCTTTTAAAAATAGAAAAAGAGCTCATCAAAAATAAGGACTTTTCGAATCTTTCAGTAGCGTATTACTTCCTCGGAAAAATTAATAAAGACAGTAAGAAAGAAAAACAGGCCATCGAATATTTTATAAAATCCGACTCCCTCTCCTTTGCTTCCAACGATTTTATTCCGATCACCCGTGACCGGTATGAAGTACTGATCGATTATTATAAAAAAAACGGCGACAAGGAAAATCAGCTGAAATACATCGACAAGCTTTTTTATGCAGACAGCATTGTCAATAACAGTAAGCAGTATCTCTCCAAAGAAATCTACCGCAAGTACGACACCCCTATTCTGATGGAAGAAAAAGAACAGCTTATCAAAGATCTTGATAACAGAAATTATCTGCTCTACTGCTTTTTGGGAATCGGGGCCATTATCATCTTCCTATTAGGATATATCTATAGAAAAAATAAAATACGGATTAAAGAATACCAGAGACAGGCAGATCTTCTGCTTGAAAAATCGAAAGAGCAGAAAGAAACCGTACCGGTTTCTGAAAATAAACGGGCAGAAGAGCATGTGGTTAAAGAAGAAAAAAGCAAAAAGCTCTTGTCAGATCATCAGCTTCAGGATATAAAACTGAAACTGGAAGCTTTTGAAAATAATAAAGATTTTCTCCGTAAGAACATCACTGTCGACAGTCTCGCAAAAGATCTGGAGACCAACCGTGATCACCTGTCCAAATCGGTAAACGAGCTCAAAGGGAAAAACTTTTCACAGTACCTCAACGAGATCAGAATACAGTATATCATACAAGAACTTAATACCAATGAAAGACTGAGAAAACACACCATCGCATCCATTGCCGATGATATAGGATATAATAATTCTGAATCTTTTTCCAATGCTTTCAGAAAAATTACAGGAACTTTGCCATCTTATTACATCAAACTGCTGCAGGAGCAGTCTTAA
- a CDS encoding thiol-disulfide oxidoreductase DCC family protein: MKTIVYDSECKFCTRFSSWSKSEVTSLEILSVRNKESRKILREKGVKFIDLQTVYFIDQDEVLVRSRAVFRIFSNFGFPWKLVSYFRFLPVQITDFAYKLFARYRYYF; this comes from the coding sequence ATGAAAACCATCGTTTATGATTCCGAATGTAAGTTCTGTACCCGCTTCTCCTCGTGGAGCAAGTCTGAGGTAACTTCTCTCGAAATTCTTTCTGTGAGAAATAAGGAATCACGCAAAATATTACGGGAAAAAGGGGTGAAATTTATTGATCTTCAGACCGTTTATTTTATTGATCAGGATGAGGTCTTGGTACGCTCCAGAGCTGTGTTCAGGATATTTTCAAATTTCGGATTTCCCTGGAAGCTGGTGTCCTATTTCAGGTTTCTGCCTGTTCAGATCACCGATTTTGCCTATAAGCTGTTTGCCAGATACAGATATTATTTTTAA
- a CDS encoding GLPGLI family protein has protein sequence MKYLFIIPLFFLTVIKIKSQEINRFFYEVTYMPKKDSLRKESAMMVLDIRKDESEFKDYQSIITDSLANESLKKMQKTGTFENPPATKNPSFSYAITKTYPSMEIQFTEGMMNGLTPIILGYKENIRFDWKIEKEKQKFGEYTAQKATLNFGGRKWIAWFSTDLPFSDGPYKFHGLPGLIIKIEDTEKNYSWILKGNKKAADNSNNSLMSKLTNGNIKIVDKQKFTKTFENYKQNPLMSMRSELTPQILSMKMPGTDMKISEFVDKQGKEMQEAYKMINNPVEKQ, from the coding sequence ATGAAATATTTATTTATTATTCCATTGTTCTTTTTAACTGTTATAAAAATTAAGTCACAGGAGATCAACCGGTTTTTCTATGAAGTAACCTATATGCCTAAAAAAGATTCTCTGCGGAAAGAATCTGCGATGATGGTATTAGACATCAGGAAAGACGAATCGGAGTTTAAAGATTATCAATCGATCATTACAGACTCGCTCGCGAATGAATCTTTAAAAAAAATGCAGAAAACAGGAACGTTTGAAAATCCGCCGGCCACAAAGAATCCCAGCTTTTCCTATGCCATCACCAAAACCTATCCTTCTATGGAGATACAGTTTACAGAAGGGATGATGAATGGCCTTACACCTATTATCCTCGGCTATAAAGAAAACATCAGATTTGACTGGAAAATCGAAAAAGAAAAACAGAAATTCGGAGAATATACTGCTCAGAAAGCAACCCTGAATTTCGGCGGCAGAAAATGGATTGCCTGGTTTTCTACAGATCTCCCTTTCAGCGACGGTCCTTATAAATTCCATGGACTGCCCGGTCTGATCATAAAAATTGAAGACACCGAAAAAAATTATTCCTGGATTTTAAAGGGAAATAAAAAAGCGGCAGACAACAGCAATAATTCTCTGATGTCAAAATTAACCAACGGGAATATAAAAATTGTAGACAAACAGAAATTTACCAAAACCTTTGAAAACTATAAACAAAATCCCCTGATGTCGATGAGAAGTGAACTGACACCGCAGATCCTCAGCATGAAGATGCCGGGAACCGATATGAAGATCAGTGAATTCGTAGACAAGCAGGGAAAAGAAATGCAGGAAGCTTATAAAATGATTAATAATCCTGTAGAAAAACAATAA
- a CDS encoding lantibiotic dehydratase family protein: MSRFPYQFFDKYIVRTPTFSNKYFHEKFSEEKILDEDIKKIASDPVFQEAIYLASPYLYSEMIQWLDGDKQLTVKEEQKLTQTLLKYYSRMSTRCTPFGLFSGAGIKKFGSENLDNHSAKEKIRDTRLDMHFLVALSKDLEKNPSIQKKLLFFPNNSLYRIGNTIRFIEYQYIDGKREYIISSAPFSEELGRILESTKKGKTISELADLLTDDEITGEDALEFIQELVENQVLVSELEPNVSGDDFLNTIIQVLKKTGAVHEWEALEDIQGKLEELDKHIGNAVERYTEIENSIKELGVSYEQKYLFQTDLYSTTGKNIDVHWKKEIRKGLQFLNTLSQINKNTQLIQFKKAFSERFEYKEVPLAYALDTEIGIGYRQDISPKGVHPYLEDLSISADREKQSQTVTLNAAQIILNRKLQQCLWQNKLVMELTDKDFKDFESDWKDLPDTLSCMGDLITDQGKQKLFLKGGGGRSAASLLARFCSEKSEIRDFTKEITDKEKELNPDRILAEVIHLPEARIGNVIRRPLLREYEIVYLAQSVLPQENQISVDDLYISVRNDEIVLRSRKLNKAIKPYLTNAHNYASNSLPVYHFLCDLTQDKRSGLYFEWGGLKNLYSFLPRVEYQNIILSKAQWKVSDKMLEIFMSMTEDHDRFLPALAEWREKMKIPRWIQMVKLDNTLTLNLENLEMAQLFIQTVKTDKNVILEEFLYDENESHTHEFIFSLYKNN; encoded by the coding sequence ATGTCCCGTTTTCCTTATCAATTTTTCGACAAGTACATTGTTCGAACGCCCACCTTTTCCAATAAATATTTTCATGAGAAATTCTCAGAGGAGAAGATTTTAGATGAAGATATAAAAAAAATAGCCTCAGATCCTGTATTTCAGGAAGCCATTTATCTGGCTTCTCCATATCTGTACTCGGAAATGATACAATGGCTGGATGGTGATAAACAGCTAACCGTAAAAGAAGAGCAAAAACTGACCCAGACGTTGCTGAAATATTACAGCAGGATGAGCACACGGTGTACGCCATTCGGTTTATTTTCAGGAGCAGGTATAAAAAAGTTCGGATCGGAAAATTTGGATAATCATTCTGCGAAAGAAAAAATAAGGGATACCAGGCTGGATATGCATTTCCTGGTGGCATTATCCAAAGACTTGGAAAAAAATCCGTCCATTCAGAAGAAACTTTTATTTTTTCCGAACAACAGCCTATACCGGATTGGTAATACCATCCGTTTCATAGAGTACCAATATATTGATGGAAAAAGGGAATATATTATTTCATCCGCACCTTTTTCTGAAGAGCTGGGGAGAATACTGGAATCTACGAAGAAAGGAAAGACAATATCTGAATTGGCAGATCTCCTTACGGATGATGAAATTACCGGCGAAGACGCACTGGAATTTATTCAGGAGCTGGTAGAAAACCAGGTATTGGTAAGTGAACTGGAACCTAACGTTTCCGGGGATGATTTTTTAAACACGATCATTCAGGTCCTGAAAAAGACTGGAGCAGTACATGAATGGGAAGCTTTAGAGGATATCCAGGGTAAGCTTGAAGAATTGGATAAACATATAGGAAATGCGGTTGAGAGATATACCGAAATTGAAAATTCAATAAAAGAATTGGGCGTTTCCTACGAACAGAAATATCTTTTCCAGACGGATTTGTACAGCACAACAGGTAAGAATATAGATGTTCACTGGAAAAAGGAAATCAGAAAAGGGCTTCAGTTTTTAAATACACTGAGCCAGATTAATAAAAATACACAACTCATACAATTTAAGAAAGCTTTTTCCGAACGGTTCGAATATAAGGAAGTTCCTCTCGCTTATGCCCTGGATACTGAAATCGGGATCGGGTACCGGCAGGATATCAGTCCGAAAGGCGTACATCCTTATCTGGAGGATCTTTCTATTTCTGCAGACAGGGAAAAACAGTCACAAACGGTAACGCTGAATGCAGCACAGATCATTCTGAACCGGAAACTACAACAGTGTTTGTGGCAGAATAAACTGGTAATGGAGCTGACCGATAAGGACTTTAAAGATTTCGAATCCGACTGGAAAGATCTGCCCGATACCTTGTCCTGCATGGGTGATCTTATTACTGATCAGGGAAAGCAAAAACTTTTTCTGAAAGGCGGGGGAGGGCGCAGTGCAGCCAGCCTTCTAGCCAGATTCTGTTCCGAGAAGTCCGAAATCAGGGACTTTACCAAGGAGATTACGGATAAGGAAAAAGAACTGAATCCTGACAGGATTCTCGCTGAAGTCATTCATTTACCGGAAGCAAGAATCGGAAATGTGATACGGCGCCCGCTGTTGAGAGAATATGAGATCGTTTACCTGGCACAGTCTGTTTTACCGCAGGAAAATCAGATTTCAGTGGATGATCTTTATATTTCGGTGCGGAATGATGAGATCGTTCTTCGATCCCGAAAACTGAATAAAGCAATAAAACCTTACCTTACCAATGCGCATAACTATGCGTCCAATTCGTTACCCGTCTACCATTTCTTATGTGATCTGACACAGGATAAACGCTCCGGATTATATTTCGAGTGGGGTGGCCTTAAGAATCTATACTCATTTTTACCAAGAGTGGAATATCAGAATATCATCCTTTCAAAAGCTCAGTGGAAGGTTTCAGACAAAATGCTTGAAATCTTTATGTCTATGACGGAAGATCATGACCGGTTTTTACCTGCTTTAGCAGAGTGGAGAGAGAAAATGAAGATTCCCCGATGGATACAAATGGTTAAACTTGACAATACCCTGACGTTAAATCTGGAAAATCTGGAAATGGCACAATTATTCATTCAGACCGTGAAAACTGATAAAAACGTCATCCTTGAAGAATTTCTGTATGACGAAAACGAAAGCCATACCCATGAGTTTATTTTCTCTTTATATAAAAATAATTAA
- a CDS encoding thiopeptide-type bacteriocin biosynthesis protein, which translates to MELIRNFVPGSAWLYCKIYTGITTADIILGEVIQPLVNDLKTGRHIQKWFFIRYGDPKNHLRLRFELSDSNESNEVLALIHNALEPYINSGEVSNVVFETYQREIERYGEKTMEPAEELFYKNSEFTLSCLAFDDEDKIITTLFYIDQLLNSLDLPVSEKLMWIKESNESFKKEFNGDKHLNAQLDRKYRLFRAKYAEFLESDDYKEFRHAVTLHIEECEEILEKINQFHEGSVRNFFQSIFHMNINRLFGSSQRLFEMIVYDYLHRYYKTLFFQKNKA; encoded by the coding sequence ATGGAGCTGATAAGAAATTTTGTGCCGGGAAGCGCATGGCTGTACTGCAAAATATATACGGGCATCACAACTGCTGACATTATTCTGGGAGAGGTTATACAGCCTTTGGTAAACGATTTAAAGACCGGCAGGCATATTCAGAAATGGTTTTTCATCCGGTATGGTGATCCGAAGAATCACCTGCGACTACGTTTTGAACTTTCAGATTCAAATGAAAGTAATGAAGTTCTTGCTCTGATTCATAATGCGCTTGAACCTTATATAAATTCCGGCGAGGTTTCCAATGTTGTGTTTGAAACGTATCAACGTGAGATCGAAAGGTATGGTGAAAAAACCATGGAACCGGCAGAAGAGCTTTTTTATAAAAACAGTGAGTTTACGCTTAGCTGTTTAGCTTTTGACGATGAAGATAAAATAATTACCACACTGTTTTATATCGATCAGCTTTTAAATTCACTGGATCTTCCTGTCAGTGAAAAGCTCATGTGGATAAAAGAGAGCAACGAATCTTTTAAGAAAGAATTTAACGGAGATAAACATTTAAATGCCCAGCTGGATCGGAAATACCGGCTCTTCAGGGCAAAATATGCAGAATTTCTGGAATCGGATGACTATAAAGAATTCCGGCATGCGGTTACTTTACATATTGAGGAATGTGAAGAAATACTGGAAAAAATAAATCAGTTTCATGAAGGTTCTGTCCGGAATTTTTTCCAGAGTATCTTTCATATGAATATCAACAGACTTTTTGGGTCCAGTCAAAGGTTATTTGAAATGATTGTGTACGATTATTTACATCGATACTACAAAACGCTTTTCTTCCAAAAGAATAAGGCATGA